One window from the genome of Helicoverpa armigera isolate CAAS_96S chromosome 4, ASM3070526v1, whole genome shotgun sequence encodes:
- the LOC110384138 gene encoding eukaryotic translation initiation factor 3 subunit G, with protein MPVADEIQSSWADEVEIDQGALPPPSEVVENGLKIVTEYKYDNDNKKVKIVRTYKIEKRVVSKDIAKRKTWSKFGDSANDKPGPNPATTNVAEDVYMQFITSKEESQRPDDGELDGLKPQSSSVIFKCRTCQGDHWTLSCPFKHTQLAQAKANEATKSADSKTTPTNKYVAPYLREGGAGRGTGREPPGARRDDVTAIRISNLSNFAVEADLDDLVKGFGPVQKLYLAKEKSTGHCKGFAYVHFKFRADAAKAIQTLNGHGYDHLILNVEWSKPPQNN; from the exons ATGCCCGTTGCCGATGAAATCCAGTCCTCTTGGGCTGATGAGGTTGAGATTGATCAGGGAGCTTTACCACCACCATCAGAAGTTGTCGAAAATGGATTGAAGATTGTGACAGAATACAAATATGATAATGACAACAAGAAAGTTAAGATTGTTCGTACTTACAAAATTGAAAAACGTGTAGTATCAAAG gacaTTGCCAAGCGCAAAACTTGGAGTAAATTTGGTGATTCCGCCAATGACAAGCCTGGCCCCAACCCTGCAACAACTAACGTTGCTGAAGATGTCTACATGCAATTCATTACCAGCAAAGAGGAGAGCCAGCGCCCTGATGATGGAGAACTGGATGGTCTCAAG CCACAAAGCAGCAGCGTGATCTTCAAGTGCAGAACCTGCCAAGGAGACCACTGGACCCTGAGCTGTCCCTTCAAGCACACCCAATTGGCTCAGGCTAAAGCTAATGAAGCTACCAAGTCTGCAG ATTCCAAGACCACCCCTACCAACAAATACGTGGCGCCATACTTGCGCGAGGGTGGTGCTGGTCGCGGCACTGGTCGAGAGCCGCCAGGTGCCCGTCGCGATGACGTCACTGCCATCCGTATTTCCAACCTCAGTAACTTCGCAGTTGAGGCGGATCTTGACGATCTTGTCAAGGGCTTCGGTCCCGTGCAGAAACTTTACCTCGCCAAGGAAaag agCACTGGTCACTGCAAAGGATTTGCTTATGTCCACTTCAAGTTCCGTGCTGATGCTGCTAAAGCTATCCAGACTTTGAATGGACATGGTTACGATCACTTGATCCTCAATGTGGAATGGTCAAAGCCTCCTCAGAACAACTAA
- the LOC110384139 gene encoding uncharacterized protein LOC110384139, which translates to MDILEKIYRNIRQQIANLPGAVPKTVDILNKSVGNVRLPPFTKDNVLYYYLPLQGLVSYTTLSVSVMNPHLMVRLFPHRDVTDVLFLTAGGGAGLWLWARPHMAAAAPARRFSWAFLGGCLWPLGSIFLWAILRSSVGQRPVIGTVLGVTTGAMLTNIALDYFHYVELMFCGEVQLPDETYSPNSDDEKYDIDI; encoded by the exons ATGGATATTCTGGAAAAGATTTACCGGAACATCCGACAGCAAATTGCCAATTTGCCGGGTGCGGTTCCGAAAACAGTTGATATTCTCAACAAATCAGTAGGAAATGTGAGATTGCCGCCGTTTACAAAGGATAATGTGTTGTACTATTATTTACCACTGCAAGGTCTGGTTAGTTACACAACTCTGTCAGTAAGTGTAATGAATCCTCATCTTATGGTCAG ATTGTTTCCTCACAGGGATGTAAcagatgttttgtttttgactgcGGGTGGTGGTGCTGGTCTGTGGCTATGGGCCAGACCACATATGGCTGCGGCGGCTCCAGCAAGAAGGTTTTCTTGGGCATTTCTGGGAGGTTGTTTGTGGCCACTGGGATCAATTTTCTTATGGGCCATTTTGAGAAGTTCAGTTGGCCAAAGGCCTGTTATAGGCACAGTATTAGGAGTTACTACAGGAGCAATGCTTACTAATATTGCTCTAGATTATTTCCATTATGTAGAGCTTATGTTCTGTGGGGAAGTGCAACTTCCTGATGAGACATACAGTCCCAACAGTGATGATGAGAAATATGATATTGATATATAA
- the LOC110384107 gene encoding tRNA N6-adenosine threonylcarbamoyltransferase, mitochondrial, which yields MNVLRRLVCSQFANKVSRQCFIPKHRSSLDRQYSNSRLNILGIETSCDDTGCAIINGNGKVLSEVVHSQNLVHLRYGGIIPDIAQDLHRIHIEPTVSKTLDKANLTMEDITAIAVTLKPGLPLSLAVGMKYAKHLGRRYNKPIIPIHHMQAHALVARMHHDISFPFLVLLISGGHCLLAIVQDVDHFQLLGESMDCAPGEVFDKVARRMKLRNVPEFSKLSGGQAVEAAAAKATNPHMFKLPLPLSEYKDCNFSLNGLKTSVLYHLHRKEVEHKIVAHELIPEVNDLCAAMLMATTRHLVHRTRRAMVFCTENNLIPENCKQLVVSGGVACNNYIFSALQMLCNETCYDIYRPYPKLCTDNGVMIAWNGFEKWKKGLDITTDFNTLDIEASSPLGESLIDQVRDAKISTKMMKIKSSI from the coding sequence ATGAATGTCTTAAGACGTTTAGTGTGTTCACAGTTCGCAAATAAAGTGTCTAGACAATGTTTCATACCAAAGCATAGAAGCTCCTTAGATAGacaatattcaaattcaagATTAAACATTCTTGGCATAGAGACATCGTGTGATGATACTGGTTGTGCGATCATCAATGGAAATGGCAAAGTGTTGTCAGAAGTAGTACATTCTCAAAATTTAGTGCATTTGAGATATGGAGGAATCATTCCAGATATTGCACAAGATCTTCATCGTATACACATTGAACCGACTGTGTCAAAAACATTAGATAAAGCAAATCTTACCATGGAAGATATTACAGCAATCGCAGTGACACTAAAACCGGGCCTTCCACTAAGTCTTGCTGTTGGCATGAAGTATGCTAAACATTTGGGGAGGCGGTACAACAAACCAATAATACCTATCCACCACATGCAAGCACATGCACTTGTAGCAAGAATGCATCATGATATATCATTTCCATTTTTGGTTCTTTTGATATCTGGAGGACATTGTTTACTTGCTATTGTTCAAGATGTTGACCATTTCCAATTACTTGGAGAAAGTATGGATTGTGCTCCCGGGGAAGTTTTTGATAAAGTGGCAAGAAGGATGAAACTGAGAAATGTTCCTGAATTTTCCAAATTAAGTGGAGGACAAGCTGTAGAAGCAGCAGCAGCAAAAGCGACTAACCCGCACATGTTCAAACTTCCCCTGCCACTGTCAGAATACAAGGACTGTAATTTTAGTTTAAATGGTCTTAAAACCTCAGTTCTATACCATTTACATAGAAAAGAAGTAGAACATAAAATTGTAGCTCATGAATTAATACCTGAAGTAAATGACTTATGTGCAGCTATGCTGATGGCAACTACTAGACATCTTGTACACAGAACACGGAGAGCTATGGTATTTTGTACAGAAAATAATCTGATACCTGAAAACTGTAAACAGCTAGTTGTTTCTGGTGGAGTGGCATGTAACAATTACATCTTCAGTGCTCTACAAATGTTATGCAATGAAACCTGTTATGATATTTATAGACCTTATCCTAAGTTATGTACAGACAATGGAGTAATGATAGCTTGGAATGGTTTTGAAAAATGGAAAAAAGGCTTGGACATCACTACAGATTTTAACACTCTGGATATAGAAGCCTCTAGTCCACTAGGAGAAAGCTTAATAGACCAAGTTAGAGAtgcaaaaatatcaacaaaaatgatgaaaataaaatcaagtatttaa